In Aquiflexum balticum DSM 16537, a single genomic region encodes these proteins:
- a CDS encoding nuclear transport factor 2 family protein, giving the protein MKTTLQKPQLRQLLRLALVFLCMLSFNSNLFGQTKSDTLLIKETVFNYLEGLHDNDAVRVEKAMHPELAKRLITKDNKGNYKLDIMGWSHLLFNIKTVDFKTMYKAGVNPEEPYRVEVIFYDISNDIATVKGIQNKFAFFDYIHLGKINGEWKIINILWAWN; this is encoded by the coding sequence ATGAAAACGACACTCCAGAAACCTCAACTCCGTCAATTATTAAGGTTGGCCTTGGTTTTTCTATGCATGTTATCATTCAACAGCAACCTTTTCGGCCAAACCAAAAGCGATACTTTGCTAATCAAGGAAACAGTATTCAATTATCTTGAAGGACTCCATGACAACGATGCTGTAAGAGTAGAAAAAGCCATGCATCCTGAATTGGCAAAAAGACTGATCACCAAAGACAATAAAGGGAATTACAAGTTGGATATCATGGGATGGTCACACCTTTTGTTCAATATCAAAACGGTAGACTTTAAAACGATGTATAAAGCAGGTGTAAATCCTGAAGAGCCTTACCGGGTTGAAGTGATTTTTTATGACATATCCAACGATATCGCCACAGTCAAAGGCATACAGAACAAATTTGCTTTTTTTGATTACATACACTTAGGAAAAATCAACGGGGAATGGAAGATCATCAATATTTTATGGGCATGGAATTGA
- a CDS encoding amidohydrolase family protein yields MEDHQYFMGMELKYFKMKKTISLLLLLTFSSLLGFSQTEFSEETQKYIAYRDAVIVFKNALLIDGKGNPAKTNQTIMISNGKITWIGDDTDASPPKEAKIIDMNGRTLMPGLVMLHEHMYISGHSFAPRMAHLKQTPVTFPRLYLGSGATTIRTAGSIEPYSDLNLKMDIDEGKIPGPSMEVTAPYLERKGSFFAQMPRIETPKDARAFVNYWADQGFTSFKGYMFLDKPSLQAAIDAVHERNLKITAHLCAVTYREAAEMGIDQLEHGFYASSDFVEGKAENQCPPNLDPSLANLDVNSDEVRNLLQFLIDKKVIITSTLAVMEGSISTQPEPCEELLSYFSPTNKEYYLNMLSRKNPPQAQRLTTVYLPTMPKWRRCFMIWGDCSL; encoded by the coding sequence ATGGAAGATCATCAATATTTTATGGGCATGGAATTGAAATATTTTAAAATGAAAAAAACGATTTCACTTTTACTCTTACTTACCTTCTCTTCATTGCTTGGCTTTTCCCAAACCGAATTCAGCGAGGAAACCCAAAAGTATATTGCATACCGGGATGCTGTTATCGTCTTCAAAAATGCTTTGTTGATCGATGGTAAAGGCAATCCTGCCAAAACCAATCAGACCATCATGATCAGCAATGGTAAAATCACTTGGATAGGTGACGATACTGATGCAAGCCCACCAAAAGAGGCAAAAATCATAGACATGAATGGCAGAACTTTGATGCCAGGTTTGGTCATGTTGCATGAGCATATGTACATTTCGGGTCATTCCTTTGCGCCAAGAATGGCCCATTTGAAACAAACGCCTGTTACTTTTCCGAGGCTTTATTTGGGGTCTGGTGCTACCACTATCAGGACAGCAGGGAGTATAGAGCCATATTCAGACTTGAACCTCAAAATGGACATAGACGAGGGAAAGATTCCAGGCCCTTCGATGGAGGTTACAGCTCCCTACCTTGAAAGGAAAGGGTCCTTTTTTGCTCAAATGCCCAGAATCGAAACCCCGAAAGATGCCCGTGCCTTTGTCAATTATTGGGCAGATCAGGGTTTTACTTCCTTTAAGGGATACATGTTCTTAGACAAACCCTCTCTGCAAGCGGCTATAGATGCCGTGCATGAGAGAAACCTGAAAATTACTGCTCATTTGTGTGCGGTAACCTACAGAGAAGCAGCTGAAATGGGAATAGACCAATTGGAACATGGCTTTTACGCGAGTTCTGATTTTGTGGAAGGCAAAGCCGAAAACCAATGTCCTCCCAATCTCGATCCATCGCTTGCCAACTTGGATGTCAACAGCGATGAGGTCCGGAACCTACTACAATTCCTCATTGATAAGAAAGTAATTATCACTTCAACCTTGGCTGTCATGGAAGGCAGTATTTCAACCCAACCTGAACCTTGCGAGGAGTTGCTCAGCTATTTTTCGCCTACCAATAAGGAGTACTACCTCAACATGTTGTCCAGAAAAAATCCTCCCCAGGCCCAACGCTTGACGACAGTGTATTTGCCAACAATGCCAAAATGGAGAAGATGTTTTATGATATGGGGGGATTGCTCACTGTAG
- a CDS encoding amidohydrolase family protein codes for MEKMFYDMGGLLTVGSDPTGNGGTIAGFGNWRAIELLVEADGFSPLEAIKIATMNGSIALGFEDKIGTVEIGKSADLLIIDGDPSKNISDLRKVQYVFKSGVGYDSKKLFESVRGKVGFY; via the coding sequence ATGGAGAAGATGTTTTATGATATGGGGGGATTGCTCACTGTAGGTTCCGACCCGACGGGTAATGGAGGCACGATTGCAGGCTTTGGAAACTGGCGGGCCATTGAATTATTGGTGGAAGCGGATGGCTTCAGCCCATTGGAAGCGATCAAGATTGCCACTATGAACGGGTCAATTGCATTGGGATTTGAGGATAAAATCGGGACGGTTGAAATCGGAAAATCTGCCGACTTGTTGATCATTGACGGAGACCCTTCCAAGAACATCAGTGATTTGCGCAAAGTCCAATATGTATTCAAAAGCGGCGTAGGCTATGATTCAAAGAAATTGTTTGAGTCGGTGAGGGGAAAAGTTGGGTTTTATTAA